The DNA region CGGACACGGCCGGACATGGGCACGTGTGGGCACAACCGGGCACGGACACGTGTGGGCACGGGCACGGACACACgtgtgtgtgtccccagtgttcccatgtctgtccccacagccctgtggaCGCAGCCCCCgcctgtcacctcctgcccctGAGGGACCTGGCGCCTGTCCCTGGACACGGCCACCCTCGCCCACCCCCCGCCCCATCCCCGTGGGATCAccgtgccccatccctgccccatccccatggGATCACCGTGccccatcccacatcccatcccCATGGGATCCCCATGCCCCATCCCCATGGGATCCCCGTGTCCCATCCCGATTTCCCATCTCCGTGGGATCACcacaccccatccctgccccaccCCCATGGGATCACCGtgccccatcccacccccatGGGATCAccgtgccccatccctgccccatccccatggGATCCCCATGCCCCATCCTgatttcccatccctgtgggatccccgtgccccattcctgccccatcCCCGTGGGATCCCCATGGGATCAccgtgccccatccctgccccatccctgtgggaTCCCCGTGCCCCATCCCCATGGGATCCCCATGccccatcccacatcccatcccCATGGGATCACCGTGCCCCATAcctgccccatccccatggGATCtctgtgccccatccccataGGATCACCATGCCCCATCCCAatttcccatccccatgggATCAccgtgtcccatccctgccccatccctatGGGATCTCCGTGCCCCATCCCAATTTCCCATCTCCGTGGGATCACCGTGCCCCATCCCATATCCCATCCCCATGGGATCCCCGTGCCCCATCCCGatttcccatccccatgggATCactgtgtcccatccctgccccatccccatggGATCACCAcgctccatccccgctcctCCTCACACGCTTTGTTTATTCCACACAAAGCAGGATTCCCGGGAAGCAGCGACTACTCCGCGGGCTGGGCCAGGAGGGGTCGGGCACCCACCAGGCTCAGCGGGGGCAGGGAACAAAGGCCCCCAGGGGAGGGGACAAAGGCCTGGGGACCCCTCCGCACCCCTCGGGTCCCCTCGCGCCCCTCGGCAGCTCCATGGGGGGCTGGGAATTCCTCACGTGACACCCACGGGGTGGACACGGCTCCTGGTGGCATCCGTGGGATCCCATCCCAGAACGTCCcgggacacccaggggacacctggagaCATTCCTGGGACATCCCGTCCTGAAAGCTCCCGGGACACCCAGAGGATGGACACCCGGGGACAGCTCCGTTCGTGTGGCACCCAGGGGACATCCTGTCCCAGAACCTCCCGGGACATCCGGGTGTTCTGGGGCATGGGAGGATTGGGGTGCTCCCGGGAATGGGGTGCTCCCGGGAATGGGGTGTTCCCGGGAATGGGGTGCTATGGGAATGGGGGTGGCCCTGGAATGGGGGTGCCCCGGGAATGGGgtgctctgggaatgggggtgcccctgggaatgggggtgCTCCTGGGAATGGGGGTGGCCCTGGAATGGGGGTGCCCCGGGAATGGGGTGCTCTGGGAATGGGGCGCCCCTGGGAGGACAGGGCTGTTCTGGAGGGagtgggggctgctgctcctggggggcTGCTCAAGCTGCTCCCAGGAGGGGGGTGGGACAGTGACCTGGGGTcacacatccctgtcccaccgGGCCATGGGGTGATGGCCCTGGCAGGTGACAGCCCTGGGGGGTGACAGCGGCACCCCGGGGTGACAGGGATGTGACACATCGTGACATCCTCGTGTCCATGGGCCACCACCCCGTGTGGGCACCCCCTGAGCCTTTGGGGACGTGACGTGGGGGTGTCCCCGAGGGTGCAGcaggggacagggccaggagtgGGGACAGGTCCGGGACAGGGCAGCAGTGCGGCACAGGACCCCAAACTTTCCACTGCCCCCCACATTTGGAGACATCTCCCCATCGCCAGCTCCTGCCGGGCTGTGGGTGACacgggctggggacacgggacaaggtgccaggggaggggacaATGTTCACGCTGAGGAGGGCAGGACCCTCCCCAGCACCCGGGAAGGTGCCAGCCCCAACCGGGACCCCCAGGTGGGGAaggtgctgggggctgccccgTGCCCCAGCCCGGAgtggggtccctgtgccctgtccttgCAGGGCCCCCGCAGCCCCAGCGTcaccctggggaaggactggggtgctgggggtgccccgggggggctccgggggtgCCACAGCAGGCACGGGAACGCTGAGTCAGCAGGAGCGTGGCCGGAGGGTCTTGCACAAGGTCCCGGTGCTGCTGCGGTCAGCGGGATTCCCGGCGGCCCTTGGACCCGCCCCGGACGGACTGGCCACTGCCAGCCACCAGGGGCCACCCCGGGTCACCGCGGGCCACCACCAGCCAGCCGCCAGGGGCCACTCTGAGCCATCAAGAGTCGCTACGGGCCGGCACCGGTCACCGCGAGTCACTCCGGGCCACCGCCAGTCACTGTGAGCCACCGCTGGCCACCACGGATCACGTTGGGCCATCACGGGCCACCACCGGCGCCCACGGCGCCGCTGCCGGCTCCTGTCCATCAGCGGCCACCGCGTGGCAGCCCCTGGTGCTCCGTCCGGAGGTTGCGGTGGCAGGAGCCCCCCGGGGCCACCCCCGGCCCGCGCGGGCGGCGCGGAGGAGCCCGCGGCGGTGCTTCAGGGGGtcccgcggggcgggggcgcgccCCCCGCTCAGCCGTAGCTGTGGGGGCTGTTGGGGTTCATGGGGGACGAGTCCCGGCGCCCCGACTGTCCCCGCAGCTGCCACAGGCGGTGGCTCAGGTTCTGCACCTGGCAGGTGCCCAGCACGCAGCCCACCCGCACCAGGTGTCGCCCGGCGtggcggcggccccgggccgggcgggggtcCCGCCGGGGGTCCCGCCGGGGGTCGTGCCGCAGGATGAGGCGCCGGACGTGCCAcggcgggggccggggggcgAGCGGGCGGTGCCGGAGGGCGACCCACGGGCCGTGCCGCGGAACCGGCGCTCGGTGTCGCAGGGTCCCGAtgggctgcggggccggggggtCTCCGGGGAGAGCGGGGATCCCCTCCGGGGGGCTCCGCGCCGGGGGGGCCCTGCGGGAGAGAAGGGACGGGGTCAGGGGGACACAGCTGCGGCTCCCGGGCACGGGGGTGGCACGGCGACAgcagcggggcgggggggcaCGGGGGCACCTCCTGAGCCCGGAGCCAGCGCTGTGCCCGGGGCTTCcggaagaggaggaagaggaggaagcagccggagcagggcagcagccgCTACCTGCAGGCACACACGTACCCCGAGCACACGGACACGTGTCCCGCACACACGACACCACCGGGCACCCGCGGGtccccccggagccccccgccccggctCCCCCCGCTCCGCCCAGCCCGTTCCCACGGCCTCTGCCCCGGCACCCACGCGGCCCGGCTGCGGCACCCACGCCCGTGCCCCGGGCACCCGCGGGGGGGTCCGGCCTCAGGGCACCCCCGCAGTGCCGCAGAGCTCCCCTGCGCCTCAGTGCCCCCGTCCCGGGGACACCTTTTCCTCGGGGGACCCCTCCTGAGTTCCAGGGAACCTGGAGCTTTCGGTCCGATTCTTAGTCCCgtccttctcttttccctgtttttaatattttctccccattttgaCCCTCGTCCCGTGCCCCAGAGGACCCCAGCCCCAGCGCAGCCCACCCTCAGGCTGCCCGGGCCCCGTGGGGTCGGGGTGCCGCCGTGCCCCCCAGCCACGGCCGTGCCGGGGCTGcccctcccgcagccccggAGCTGGCGGATCCCCCGCAGCCAGGCGGGGATCCCCGGGCGCCGGGGCCGGCCCGGGCGCGCTCCCCGAGCAGGGACACGCACACGCACGTGCGGTGTGTGCACACGCacacgggggggggggcgttCCGCCCCCAGGTGTCATTTCagcaccccacagaccccccccccggGCACCCACACCGGCCCCCGGCACCCCCGAGCTCCTGCACGCACAAAATCTCTGTCCCGGcgtgtgccagccctgggcggctctggcacacctggcacaccttTGCACACCTTTACATACCTGGCACACCTTTGCACACCTTTGCACACCTTTACAtacctggcacacctggcacaccttTGCACACCTTTGCACACCTTtacacacctggcacaccttTGCACACCTTTACATGCCTGGCACACCTTtgcacacctggcacaccttTGCACACTTTTACATACCTGGCACACCTTTGCACACCTGGCACATCTTTGCACACCTGGCACATCTTTGCACACCTCGCACCCCCCGCACCCCCCGGGCGCACCCTGACCCCGGTGCCCCCAGCACCACCCGCCCGCCACCGCGTCCCCCGGGCTGGGGGCCCGACAGGAGACGgtgccccgggaccccccaggcCCCCATCCCGGGCAGctgcgggggcggggggggcacggggagggCGCGGAGCTGGGTCGCGGGCAGGGGGTGCGGCGCCGGGCAGGATGAGTGGGGAGGGGGGTTCGGCAGGGGCGAGGGCGGGGGGCTCGTCCCGGGCAGAGAATGCGGGCAGGGGGTTCCAGAGGGGTGCGGGCAGGGATCGGGGCAGGGAGCGGGACAGGGGTGCGGGCAGGGATCGGGGTAGGGGTGCGGGCAGGGGGTGCGGACAGGGGTCGGGGCAGGGGTGCGGGCAGGGAGCGGGCAGGGTCCCTCACCTGCGCGGCGGCAGGGCCCGGCCgtggggcagctgcaggaggcacaGCGCGAAGCTGACGCAACCCAGCgccagcggggccggggctcgcATGGCCGGACGGGACGGGacgagcggcggcggcggctgcgggacACCCGGGGCGGCTGGCTCGGCGCGGGGGTCGCGCTGGGGTCCGGCTCCAGATCGCAGCCCCCTTCTCGTCCTCCccccgctccgctccctccCTGTGCCGCAGCccggggggcggcgcggggTCCCGGCGGTACCTGAGCGGGATCGGGCTGCGCTGGCTCGGGGTCGGCTCTGTCCCCGCTCGGCGCtgccgctccccgccccggcCCAGGTTAAATATCgccggggccggcgggcgggtGGAGCCCAACGGGACGGGAGGAGCCGCGGGCGGGAGCAGCCCCGCACCGCCCTCGGCTCCGCACCGGCCCCGGACCCCCGGCCGCGCACCGGCTCCGCACCCTCCTGGCACCGCACCGGTCCCGCAATCCCCAAGTCCCGCAGCACCCCGGCCCCGCAGTGCCCCTCCAGACCCCGCGGtgcccccggcccctccccagttcctcagcccccagccccgcacCGGTCCCGGCCCCGCACCTTCCCTGGCAccgccccagccccgcagcACCCCAGGGCCGCGCCGGCCCCGACCCTCGGCCCGGTACCGCACGTACCCGGCCCCCtcggccccgctgcccccgggACCTTCCCGGCGcagggccggggctgggggagcggccctggggctgggctgggctgggggacccGTCTGGGGggcagtggggcagggctggccggGGGCTATCGGGGGGTCTGGGCACCCCggcagcgcggcggcggcggggccgggtcCGTGCTGCCCCGCGCCACGTCGCGCCGGGCCCTGCCAACCCGGCCGTGTCCTCCCGCCGGGCACCGCCGGGCAGCGGGGCCCCCCCCGGGCACCCCGACACCCCCCTGCCCGGCGGGGACCCCGGGGGGgcagagcccacccagtgcagcccagtgcccccagtatGCACTGCCCCATCTGCCGCCGCGGCCCGCTCGGGGGGCAGCACCGCCCCCCCGGCTTCTCGCAGGGCTGATTCCGTGTTTTTAAGCATCACATGGGGCCTTGTAAAACAATTGAGGAATGTAAATCCGCAGGGATCAGACCGGTCCCGCTCCAGCAGttcccccaaacccaaactggGGTGGTGGGGGTTCCCGGGGGGCTGCTCCTgagccgggcagggcaggggtcCCCACGGTTTCCCTCGCTGGGACCCCCGGCCGGGACCCCCAACCCCTGCTCGGGGTCGGTGCTCCCGGTGGGGTTGGGGCGAggacccccagcacccccgGGTGTCCGAGGCGGCCCGGACCCCAGGCTTGGGGGGTACCCTCTCCCCCCGGCGCGGCTTCCCCAGGCCGAGGGGCCGGGGGCCTCCGCGTGCCCGGAATCGCTGGGATTCTTCCGCATTATCGGGACACAAAGGCTCCACACACCCGGCCCCGTgcggggggatttggggcagcaCCTGATCCCGGCGCGGTGGGGAccggccgggggcggcgggaccGGCCCtgagcggggcggggggcacGGCCGGCCCCCGTGCCCCGACCCCCGGTCCCGCCCGGCTCCCGGGGAGTTCCTGCCGCGTTCTGGGCTCTCCcgctgggctgctgctggattGCCCCAGCGAGAGAGAAACCCGGCTCAGAACAAGGCCGAGAGCAGCGTGTGGGGGTACGCGGGACACCCTGGCCCCCGACCCCCGCCCTGAGCCCACCGCCACCACCGCGGTGTCCCCACGGCTGTGCCCACGGGATGTCTGGGGCACAGATCTCAGAGGTGACATCTGTCACCCAGCGCGGCACAGCGCCAGCACTCCCACAGCGACCCCAGGGCCATTCCGGGCTCCCGCCTGGGCTCCCCTCCCAGGACCCGGGTCCCCgtgtggggcagggccagccGCTGTCACCCCCGGGGGCAAATCCGTGTCACCAGGATCAGTGTCACCAGATCAGTGTCACCAGGATCAGGCTGGGCACGAGGAGAGGGCTCTGGGGACATGGCCGGGGTGCAGCTGAGCCCCTCAGCCCCGCAGCAGGGGCAGAAGCCgtttccctgccctcctcctcctcagggatcaccatccctggggCGCTGGGAAGGATCCCGGGCGCTGCCCGCCTGCCCGGCCGCGCTGGGTCCGGCTGTCGCCTCACGGCCCCCCGGGCACGGGTGATCGCTGGAGCCACCCCGGGAGCGGCTGTCACCCGGTCGGGCCACAGCTGGACCCGCACCGGGAGCTGCCGCCCCCGTGTCACCTCATCTGTCCCCGGGACACTttgcctctctctcttcctctccctcttcctctccgCTGGCTCCCGGCCCTGGGAACCCGGGAGAAGTTTTAATTAGCTTAATTGCCTGCTGGCTGAGGCCCCGCGGCAGGGCGGGGGCTGCGAGCAGCACCCGCAGCCCCGCTCCGGTCACCCGCTCCCCAAAAAGCGCCTCTGGctgctgggaccccccccagggCTGCCGGCCCTGTCCCCGAGCAGCACCCGCCGTGTCCCGGGGGGCACAGCCGGGACCCCCAAACCGAGGGGTCGCTACCCCATCCCTGAGCCCACCCGCGACCCTCTGGCCGCCACCCCGGCACCCCCGAAGTGGCCGCGCACGGCCCCGGAGCCGTGTCCCGGTGGGCAGCGGTGACGGAGCCGCTCCGGGACATCGGGCCCCGTGTCCGGGCCGCGGGGACGGCCGGGAACTGCCGGGAGAGGGAAGGAACCGCGTCCGCGGCCTGCGGGCACgtcagtgtccccagggtcccccgtgtcaccagcacccccagtgctcccagtgtccccagcatcTTCAGGAACGCCAGCAATCTCCAGGGTCCCCAGTGCCCTCAgggtccccagtgtccccagggtctccagtgtccccagtgtccccagggtccccagtgtccccagggttcCCAGGGTCCCCAGTGCCCTCAgggtccccagtgtccccagggtccccagtAGCAGCTCTCGCCCGAGAGGATCCCGGGCACACGGCACGGCCGGGCTCTGCACGTGCCTTGTGTCCCCGTGCCCGTGTCCCGCCCTGTCCCCTCCGCCGTGTCCGGTGCCGCGGGGCTCCCTGCGGCCGCTGCCGCCCCTGCGGGTCCCGCACAGCCCCCGCTGCCGTGTCACCCGCTGCCACCACGGCCCGCGGCACCGGCAGCCGGCAGCGGTCCCTGCAGTGCCAATCCCCGCGGTGTCGCCGTGCCCGTCCCACCCAGGCACAGGACAGGTCACACCCACCCAGCCCCGGGCGCCGCCAGCCTAGATCAGCCCGGTTTTCCTGTTCCCACCCTCCGGCACCGCTCCGGTCCCACGTCCCCGCTGTCGCCTTTGCCGGGTACCCGTCCCTTGGGCTGTCACCCTGCCGGGTGTCACCGTCCCGTGGGGTCACAGCCGCACACCCGGCGGGTCTCCCCTGACCTGTGCCCGCACAGACCCCGCTGCGCTCCCCGCAGACCGGGCGTGGCTCCATCCCGGGCACACGGGGATGCAGGCACGTGGGCTCTGGGGACATGGGCACGGCCACGCCGCTGCCAGGCCCCCACCCGGCTGATAGCCGAGCCGTGCCGGAACGGGCACATGGCCcgtggcacagggacacctgcGGCTCGATGCCACCGGCCACCACCGGCCCGGCACCGCGGGTGTCCTCAGGAGCCGCCCGTGCCGTGAGCCCCCCCTTTCCCGGTGGGGTCTGCCCGggagcgggcccggcccggTGTGGGGGTCTCTGTGGGCACCCCGCGGgtggcagcggggccggggccggtgcCCGAGCCCGGCACGGAGCCAGCCGTGTCCCGACGCCGCACATGTCCCGACACGCGGCGGCCGGAGGGCCCGGGCGGGAGGCGCAAGGGCCGGGCAGGGTTGCATCACCCCcggccggggcgcggggcgcggggcgcggggggacCCCGCtccggggctgccggggccggCCGCACATCCCGGGGATCCCTCCCCGCCGGGGAGCGGTGAACCGCAGGGCCGGGGGATGGGGACGCTGTCCCTGCCCCGCGCCCCGGGCCCCCCTCCCAGCCCGGGGGCGccccggggacaccggggggtGACCCCCGGGCCGCGGCAGCGCGGAGCTGCCGGTGCCGCCGCACCCGCGGCTCTGCCCGGACCCCCGGCGCCGGGCGGTGCCGAGCGCCCCCCCATCCCGCACGCGCCCCACGTCCCGCTCCCGCGTGGGAGTGGGAACGGGGATGTTCCCGGTGAGCGTGCCCGCCACGCCGCGCCCCGGAGCCGCCCGGGCCGGGGGCACCGGGACCGGGTCCTGCCCGCGCCCCGGGCCTGCGCTGGGCCCGGCACGGGCGAGCTCCGGGACGGAACGGGACGGGACCTAACGGGACGGGCGCAGCGGCGCTGCGGGCGCTGCTCCGGGCCAGGGGCACCGCGGGCTGCGCCGGGGCACGCTGCCCCCGCAGCCCCGTCCCCGGTGTGCCGCTGCGGGGGCGGCTGCACCGGGAGCTGCCCTTGGAggcggccgggagcggggcaCAGCGGGGCCGGACCCAGGGCCCGGGGGAACGGCACCGGAGACGCGGTCctgcggccgccgccgccccccgggcagggtcccgctgtccccgggtGCCGGGGACACCACGGGATGGGGACACCGAGCCTCAGGCTCACGTCCTGGGGGTCACACCTCAGTGGGGACACGTCTGTGTGTGGGGACACCCCTGTGAGTGGGGTCACCCCTGTGAGTGGGGTCACACCTGCGGGGCTCCTTTCCTGTGTGGAACGGGGGTCAGGTACAACCTGTGGGCACCCTGGGGGCCGGGTACACCTGCGGGGGGGTCTGCGCTCGCGGGGGGTGTCCCCCCACGTCCGGAGGGCCCCCACACGCGCGTCCTTGCACACCGGGGATGCCCCTGCACACCCCgggatgtccccgtgtcccccgggTGCCCCGCACACCCcgggtgtccccgtgtcccccgggtgtccccacacaccccccgggtgtccccgcaccccccgggtgtccccgcgtcccccgggtgtccccgcaccccccgggtgtccccgtgtcccccgggtgtccccgcaccccccgggtgtccccgtgtccccccccccccactcccgGACCCTCCGTCCCCGCCCCCCCATCACGGGGaagcccggccccgccccccccgcgcTCGACCCCGCCCCCTCCGCAACCTGGCCCCGCCCTTCCCGCCGCGGCCAATGGgaggcgcggccccgcccgcccgcaGCCAATGGgaggcgcggccccgccccccgcggcGCCCGGCGCTGGCGCAGGCGCGGTGCGCGCGGggccaagatggcggcggcggcgggcggtgggcgcgggcgggcggcggcgccctGAGGAGCCGAGCGCGGCCTCGcggggctcccggggccggcccgggccgcccccgccgccatGGCCCGCCTGGCAGACTACTTCGTGCTCGTGGGATACGACCCCGGCAAGCGCGGTGAGCGGCGGAGGGacgcgggggggggggccgggccCGCGCGGGGCCGCCCTGGCCGGGGGTGCGGGGCCGGGACTGTGGGGtgggcgcggggccgggagTGCGGGGCGGCGGGTACGGCGTGGTCCTGGACCAGGGACGAGGCTGAGGGGCCGTCCCGGGCGTGCGGGGTGAGCCCGGGCCGGTGCCGCGGGGCCGTGGCCGGTGCCGCGGGGCCGTGGCCGGTGCCGGGCCGGGCAGCACCGGGCAGTTCTCAGCCCGCCGTGAAGCCCCTTGTGAGCAGCCCCCGGGCAGCTCCCGGCAGCCGGAGCCGCCCCTGCGCGGCTCGGCGCCTTCACGGTTTGGGTGTTTTCGGTGTGTCCCCCTCCCCTGCCGTGCGCGGGCTGTCACCGCTCCGGAAACATCGGCTGGGCTTGGGGGGGCACTGCTGTCCTCCGGCCACGGCCCCAGGCCCGCTCCCCCTGCGCGCCCGCAGCTCCCGGCGTGGGACACGCTGCTCCCAGTCCTGCTTCCAGTGCGCGCCCCCCGGCCCTGGACGGGGGGCTGTGGCCCCAGCCCCGTTCCCCGGGCACCCGCAGCCCCCTGAGGCGGGCCCCcgtgccctccctgctccctcacaCGCTGCTGACCCCGGATCCCTCAGACGCCTCGCTCCTGTGTCCTCTCCCGCATCCCTGCTCGCCGTCAGGTGATGCTGTTGGTTGTTTTGGTCGGGGCGTGTTCCGAGTTTGGGATTGAAGGTCTCTTCCCCTCGCgtttcctcctgctccctgcccccagagctgctggggaaaaCGAGCTTTGGCAGCGTCGCGGAGGAGGCGAAGTGCCCTAAAATCAGGAAATCGGGGCTTTGCTGCAGAGCCCCCCCTGAGCGTCTCTTCCCACCTGGCACATCCCCAGGCTGCCACGGAGCTTGTTCCaggcctgtgctgcagctggggaaggggattgctggttttgctgtggCTTTGGTCATCAGGGGATGCTGGtggatcccagcctggagcagcctggaggagggcaggaggagcgAGCCGTGTGTCGGGAGTGCCGGAGAGCAGAGCTGCGGATCAGAGTTTGGTGTTTCCCGAGGGGTTTCTGCTCACGTGGTGTTGGTTTGGTggtttattgttgttgttattgctgctgctgcaagcatgttccccccgtgtccccttgtcctggggcactgggatgggcaggagctgctgtcccacAGCTCACACCGTGCTGGGGTGGGAGATGCAGGGGGGATTCCAGGATTCCGTCTGGGAGCAGCTTCCACGTCCTCTCAGGAGCCGTGCTGGGGGGCTGTACCCCCTTTGTCCTGCCTCCAGGTGCTTCCTCCTgcatcttcttcctcctctcctccctgaggatgctgcagctgggacCTGTGCCTTCAGACTGGTGCTGTGAGCTGGTTGGTGATGGGTGGGGATCAGGGACCCGGCGTTCCTTGGGCCTGGTGCTCCTTGCTGGCACTCCCAGAGCCTGACTTTCCGAGGGAACGGAAACATCCCACGTCTGTCTGGGGTGGGATTTGCCTTGGGGAGAGAGGGGTGATGCTGTGAGGTGACATGGTTGGCTGTATTGGGACGGCCAAAAGGAAGAACAGATTTAggtgggatcttgggaattaggaattcctggctgggctggaactgccagagcagctggggctggccctggatccctggcagtgcccagggccaggctgggcactggggctggagcagcctgggacagtgggaggtgtccctgccatggcaggggtggatcAGGATCAACCTTctggtcccttcccacccaaatcaCGCCTTGATTCTGTGCCACTGGGAAGGGAAGAGCTCACATTTAACAGATTATGTTCCTCTGGTGTAAATATTCACTTTATTTTGAGTTTAACTCAtctctgcagggaggggatggcTCCAGGATATTGTGGGGGGATGGATCCAGGATgccctgggaagggacaggtCCCGGACACCAGCCCgaccctcctggctgctgggatggCCGAGTGAGAAGTGACCTGTCCAGGATGAGGCACCCAGGAGTTGTGGCCTGTCTGTGACAGCCCGAGCAAACCCCTTCCCGTGCTGCTCTGGAGGTGTGCGAGCGCTGTCCCGCgccgtgtccccagggatgtgccggcctgtccccagggatggacCGACACCGGTTCTGTGGTTTTTGGGATCAGTCTGGCAGCGTTCCcggctcccagctctgctttcccagccccctccctgctTAGATAATGCTGGAGGAAGGGCAGCGGCGCTCATCTGCCGGTGACTAATTGCTGTACAGGTTGGGTTGCTCTGGCAGAGCcgtgggctgtgccaggctgggctgtgccaggctggcactgtCCCTGTAAGCCTCACCTGTAAACaaagctgggctgagctgcacCAGGGCTGGATGAGCCCCTGGGCACTGCCGGGGCCCCGGCACGTTCCCGGCCGGTGCTGAGTCCCGGGAGTTCCGTgcctgtggggtttggggttgggcagggatgggtttgCAGTTGGGGATGTGAAAGGGAAAGGTCTGGTGGGGTGGCGGGAGCTGAGGTGgctctgcagcatctccagAGTGACAatgccaggctgagctgggtgggaagggaccccagagcccctccagtgctacccctgccatggcagggacacctcccactgtcccaggctgctccagccccagtgctcagcctggccttgggcactgccagggatccagggggcagccccagctgctctggcaattccagcccagccaggaattcccaattcccaagatcccatccatcgctgccctctggcagtgggagccattccctgtgtcctgtccctgcaggccttgtcctCAGTCcctctctcctggagccccttcaggccctgccaggggctctgagctctccctggagccctccccttccct from Vidua chalybeata isolate OUT-0048 chromosome 5, bVidCha1 merged haplotype, whole genome shotgun sequence includes:
- the ADM2 gene encoding protein ADM2, whose product is MRAPAPLALGCVSFALCLLQLPHGRALPPRRAPPARSPPEGIPALPGDPPAPQPIGTLRHRAPVPRHGPWVALRHRPLAPRPPPWHVRRLILRHDPRRDPRRDPRPARGRRHAGRHLVRVGCVLGTCQVQNLSHRLWQLRGQSGRRDSSPMNPNSPHSYG